The following proteins are co-located in the Candidatus Poribacteria bacterium genome:
- a CDS encoding glycosyltransferase family 2 protein: MQDALDVGHRTSWELMVMLVSVVIPCLNEARTLARCIEKAKRAVKEMKVQEEIIVADNGSTDGSIKIAESLGARVVHQPERGYGNACRAGIEAARGRYIVMGDADDTYDFREIPKFVRKLDEEYDLVLGSRLRGEILPGAMSLTHKVGNLFLTGVLNLLFKAGVSDAHCGMRAFRRDAYERMGLRSEGMEFASEMVIAAVERGMRIGEVPIRYYPRGEGSSSKLRTVRDGWRHLRFMLGCWAFSVRGPKL; the protein is encoded by the coding sequence ATGCAGGATGCTTTGGACGTTGGACATCGGACTTCCTGGGAGTTGATGGTGATGCTGGTATCGGTCGTCATACCGTGCCTGAACGAGGCCAGGACGCTTGCAAGATGCATAGAGAAGGCCAAAAGGGCTGTCAAGGAGATGAAGGTTCAAGAGGAGATAATAGTGGCTGACAACGGCTCCACTGATGGCTCCATCAAGATAGCTGAGTCTCTGGGAGCGAGAGTTGTTCATCAGCCCGAAAGAGGCTACGGCAACGCATGCAGGGCTGGGATAGAGGCTGCAAGAGGAAGATACATCGTGATGGGTGATGCAGACGACACGTATGATTTCAGGGAGATACCTAAGTTCGTAAGGAAGCTGGATGAGGAATACGATCTTGTGCTGGGCAGCAGGCTGAGGGGGGAGATACTGCCGGGGGCTATGTCATTGACACACAAGGTTGGTAATCTGTTTCTGACTGGCGTGTTGAATCTGCTGTTTAAAGCGGGAGTATCTGATGCGCACTGCGGCATGCGTGCTTTCAGGAGGGATGCGTATGAGAGGATGGGGTTGAGGAGTGAGGGTATGGAGTTTGCGTCAGAGATGGTGATAGCGGCAGTGGAGAGGGGCATGAGGATAGGCGAGGTACCGATCAGGTATTATCCGCGGGGAGAAGGATCGAGTTCGAAGCTGAGGACGGTGAGGGATGGGTGGAGGCATTTGAGGTTCATGCTGGGCTGCTGGGCTTTCAGCGTCCGGGGTCCAAAGCTTTGA